In Candidatus Effluviviaceae Genus V sp., a single genomic region encodes these proteins:
- a CDS encoding FtsX-like permease family protein, with product MLWPRRLLRIAVKGLVKNRMRSLLTTLGVIIGVASVIVMVGIGAGAQADIETQISSLGTNMLMVFPGASRHGGASGGAGSYNKLSLDEADAIRERSRYVSAVSGVIQTGGQVIGGIGDWNTRVMGVSPEYLEIRSWGVDRGEFFTERDVRSRGKVAVLGQTVVDELFPNEDPIGQQIRINKTPFRIIGVLEEKGASSFGRDEDDQILVPVTTGLYRLSGGQYISMIFVSARSFEESEAAEEEISEILREEFRVNPGEDDPFRIHSQAEFIEMATETQEVMTLLLGAVAAVSLIVGGIGIMNIMLVSVTERTREIGIRLAVGARSSDILIQFLTESVVLSLLGGTIGILLAYVLTLVLNNMVGMTTIMQPGVVAIAFGFAAAIGVFFGYYPARKAAMLNPIDAVRYE from the coding sequence ATGCTCTGGCCGAGACGTCTCTTGAGGATCGCCGTCAAGGGGCTCGTCAAGAACAGAATGCGGAGCCTGCTGACGACCCTCGGCGTCATCATCGGCGTCGCGTCCGTCATCGTCATGGTCGGTATCGGGGCCGGAGCGCAGGCCGACATCGAGACCCAGATCAGTTCGCTCGGGACCAACATGCTGATGGTCTTCCCGGGCGCGTCGCGCCACGGGGGCGCCAGCGGCGGCGCCGGCTCGTACAACAAACTGTCGCTTGACGAGGCCGACGCCATCCGCGAGCGGTCCCGGTACGTGAGCGCCGTCTCCGGTGTGATCCAGACCGGCGGGCAGGTGATCGGCGGGATTGGAGATTGGAATACACGCGTGATGGGGGTGTCTCCAGAGTATCTTGAGATTCGCTCATGGGGCGTTGACCGAGGGGAGTTCTTCACCGAGCGGGATGTTCGATCCAGGGGTAAGGTCGCGGTGCTCGGGCAGACTGTTGTCGACGAGCTCTTTCCGAATGAGGACCCGATCGGTCAGCAGATCCGGATCAACAAGACGCCGTTCCGCATCATCGGTGTGCTCGAGGAGAAGGGCGCCTCGAGCTTCGGGCGCGATGAGGATGACCAGATCCTCGTGCCGGTGACGACCGGGCTCTACCGGCTCTCCGGCGGTCAGTACATCAGCATGATCTTCGTGAGCGCGCGATCGTTCGAGGAGAGCGAGGCGGCCGAGGAGGAGATCAGCGAGATCCTCCGAGAGGAGTTCCGCGTCAATCCGGGCGAGGACGACCCCTTCCGCATCCACAGCCAGGCCGAGTTCATCGAGATGGCGACCGAGACGCAGGAGGTCATGACGCTGCTCCTCGGGGCCGTCGCGGCAGTTTCGCTCATCGTCGGCGGCATCGGCATCATGAACATCATGCTGGTCTCGGTCACCGAGAGGACGCGCGAGATCGGCATCCGCCTGGCGGTCGGCGCGCGGTCGAGCGACATCCTCATCCAGTTTCTGACCGAGTCCGTCGTGCTCAGCCTGCTCGGCGGCACGATCGGCATCCTGCTCGCATACGTCCTCACCCTCGTACTGAACAACATGGTGGGCATGACGACCATCATGCAGCCCGGTGTCGTGGCGATCGCTTTCGGCTTCGCCGCGGCGATCGGTGTCTTCTTCGGGTACTACCCGGCCAGGAAGGCGGCGATGCTCAACCCGATCGACGCCGTCCGGTACGAGTAG